In one window of Nakamurella sp. PAMC28650 DNA:
- a CDS encoding alkaline phosphatase family protein, producing the protein MRFGTIRGHRGKLLAVTAAAVLAASLFGVSSSSAASAAPKTDATQVERTITSTGLKSGQVKHVWLIILENKSYDATFTGLNQNSYLWKTLPSQGVLLKNYYGTGHFSQDNYVSLVSGQATQQDTQSDCSVENFDFGSNASIVTKRNKNYGQVASLANAAQPSGANAPNGTNGCTYPTDAPTLFNQLDAVGRTWKGYAQDIGNQPGREDASCAGPGTAKNNPTTNPTFMSASLAHPFPTGVTSFTGAQANDQYVAKHFPFPWFHSLTGTATATGTQPGLTTPVQGGSDCDAAHIANLDSSTGGLFHDLQKSSTTPAFSWITPNNCSDAHDAICKGNNLSGSFTAAGAPIYQPGTPNPESVAPKNYTGGLYASDLFLQYYVPMIEKSPAFKDGGLIDITFDEGNPPFTYSGNSFNNANAYAPTAGDQPNATAGIAADGAAENLFGKNVHYEPTGPNTPLARDSLGNQLYPGPGDNGFINRPPVCTQSTPTLVPANCVPGIVRGGSGNSPGVRNDTVAAPASSTYVLDSSILADDTGRAVVDSVDKTGPGGTSPIPADTFVGTVSDTGPQLAASPTGSVIDGSFQLVDHAGNAVTPTGAVSSISLSAEGAPGYLAPGQTADPLYDARDATPGGGDTGSVLISPLIKPGTTSSTFYNHYSWLRTMEDIFGVSHGNAYSTLPAGTVSGGLDRKGHLGYAAQPGLAPFGPDVFNNAGYRGHS; encoded by the coding sequence ATGAGGTTCGGAACCATCCGCGGACATCGCGGCAAGTTGCTGGCGGTGACGGCGGCAGCGGTGCTCGCCGCCTCACTGTTCGGGGTGTCGTCCTCCAGCGCGGCCTCGGCCGCCCCGAAGACGGACGCCACCCAGGTCGAGAGGACCATCACCAGCACCGGGCTGAAGAGTGGTCAGGTCAAACACGTCTGGCTGATCATCCTGGAGAACAAGTCCTATGACGCCACCTTCACCGGCCTGAACCAGAACAGCTATCTGTGGAAGACGCTGCCGAGCCAGGGCGTGCTGCTGAAGAACTACTACGGCACCGGACATTTCAGCCAGGACAACTACGTGTCGCTGGTGTCCGGCCAGGCCACGCAGCAGGACACCCAGTCCGACTGCAGTGTCGAGAATTTCGACTTCGGTAGCAACGCGAGCATCGTGACCAAGCGCAACAAGAACTACGGCCAGGTCGCCTCCCTGGCCAACGCGGCCCAGCCCAGCGGCGCCAACGCCCCGAACGGGACCAACGGCTGCACCTACCCGACGGACGCGCCCACCCTGTTCAACCAGCTCGATGCAGTGGGCAGGACCTGGAAGGGGTACGCCCAGGACATCGGCAACCAGCCGGGACGCGAGGACGCCAGCTGCGCCGGTCCGGGGACGGCGAAGAACAACCCGACCACCAACCCGACCTTCATGAGCGCGAGCCTCGCGCACCCGTTCCCGACCGGTGTCACCAGCTTCACCGGGGCCCAGGCCAACGATCAGTACGTGGCCAAGCACTTCCCGTTCCCGTGGTTCCACAGCCTGACCGGGACCGCCACCGCCACCGGCACCCAGCCGGGTCTGACCACGCCGGTACAGGGTGGAAGCGACTGCGACGCCGCACACATCGCCAATCTGGACAGTTCCACCGGCGGCCTGTTCCACGATCTGCAGAAGTCCTCGACCACGCCGGCCTTCAGCTGGATCACGCCGAACAACTGCAGCGACGCCCACGACGCCATCTGCAAGGGAAACAACCTCTCCGGTTCGTTCACCGCGGCCGGCGCCCCGATCTACCAGCCCGGAACGCCGAATCCGGAGTCCGTCGCGCCGAAGAACTACACCGGTGGCCTGTACGCCTCCGACCTGTTCCTGCAGTACTACGTCCCGATGATCGAGAAGTCCCCGGCCTTCAAGGACGGCGGCCTGATCGACATCACCTTCGACGAGGGCAACCCGCCCTTCACCTACTCGGGCAACAGCTTCAACAACGCGAACGCCTACGCACCGACGGCCGGCGACCAGCCGAACGCCACCGCCGGCATCGCTGCCGACGGCGCCGCCGAGAACCTCTTCGGCAAGAACGTCCACTACGAGCCCACCGGCCCCAACACGCCGCTGGCCAGGGACAGTCTCGGGAACCAGCTGTACCCGGGACCGGGTGACAACGGGTTCATCAACCGGCCGCCGGTCTGCACCCAGTCCACGCCGACGCTGGTACCGGCCAACTGCGTGCCGGGGATCGTCCGGGGAGGATCGGGCAACTCGCCCGGCGTCCGCAACGACACCGTCGCGGCGCCGGCGTCCTCCACCTACGTCCTGGACAGCTCGATCCTGGCCGACGACACCGGCCGGGCCGTCGTCGATTCCGTCGACAAGACAGGACCCGGTGGCACCAGCCCGATCCCGGCCGACACGTTCGTCGGTACGGTCAGCGACACCGGACCCCAGTTGGCTGCCTCGCCCACCGGTTCGGTGATCGACGGCTCGTTCCAGTTGGTCGATCACGCCGGGAACGCGGTGACGCCGACGGGTGCGGTCAGCTCGATCTCGCTGAGCGCCGAAGGTGCACCGGGCTACCTGGCGCCCGGTCAGACCGCTGATCCGCTCTACGACGCGCGTGACGCCACCCCGGGCGGAGGCGACACGGGCAGCGTGCTGATCAGCCCGCTGATCAAGCCCGGTACCACCAGCAGCACCTTCTACAACCACTACAGCTGGCTGCGGACGATGGAGGACATCTTCGGCGTCAGCCACGGGAATGCCTACTCCACACTGCCGGCCGGCACCGTGTCCGGAGGCCTGGACCGCAAGGGTCATCTGGGCTACGCCGCCCAGCCCGGTCTGGCTCCGTTCGGCCCGGACGTGTTCAACAACGCCGGCTACCGCGGGCACTCTTGA
- a CDS encoding IS1595 family transposase translates to MSEPVCAYPVGGVDYPRTFQELLEWFPDDSSCLAYLERLRWPQGFVCPVCGAPGGWRTAKAKWMCTRCGRQTSVTAGTIFHRLRTPLSTWFAAIWFITSQKNGMSAQGLQRVLGFGSYETAWAWLQKLRRAMVRPERELLSGVVELDEVFIGNESRGRAGGVKDHTAAMIAVESIPGRKLGRVRIELAETARSVSMLGFADRVIAKGSTVRTDDANYLKKLTAAGYEHVAFVGTDSAEPAHINLPGVHMVASLLKRWLTGTLHYAVSQEHLAYYLDEYTFRFNRRTSKSRGLLFYRLLQQAVNTDPHPLAELRNPVAAVDVPF, encoded by the coding sequence TTGTCAGAGCCAGTGTGTGCCTACCCGGTCGGTGGTGTCGATTACCCCCGGACCTTTCAGGAGTTGCTGGAGTGGTTCCCGGATGACTCGTCGTGTCTGGCGTATCTGGAGCGTCTGCGGTGGCCCCAGGGGTTTGTGTGTCCGGTGTGCGGGGCGCCCGGCGGTTGGCGTACGGCGAAGGCGAAATGGATGTGCACCAGGTGTGGCCGGCAGACGTCGGTGACCGCCGGCACGATCTTCCACCGGCTCCGGACGCCGCTGTCGACGTGGTTCGCGGCGATCTGGTTCATCACCTCGCAGAAGAACGGGATGTCCGCGCAAGGTCTGCAGCGGGTGCTGGGTTTCGGATCCTACGAAACAGCGTGGGCGTGGCTGCAGAAGCTACGCCGGGCGATGGTCCGCCCCGAGCGGGAGTTGCTCTCCGGTGTGGTGGAGTTAGATGAAGTGTTCATCGGCAACGAGTCTCGCGGCCGCGCAGGCGGCGTGAAGGACCACACCGCGGCGATGATCGCAGTGGAATCGATCCCCGGCCGCAAGCTGGGCAGGGTCCGCATCGAGCTGGCCGAGACAGCCCGATCGGTCAGCATGCTCGGCTTCGCCGACCGCGTCATCGCCAAAGGATCAACGGTCAGAACCGATGACGCCAACTACCTGAAGAAGCTGACCGCGGCCGGCTACGAGCACGTCGCGTTCGTCGGGACCGACAGCGCCGAGCCCGCCCACATCAACCTCCCCGGCGTCCACATGGTCGCCTCGCTGCTCAAACGCTGGCTGACCGGCACCCTGCATTACGCGGTCTCCCAGGAGCACCTGGCCTACTACCTGGACGAATACACATTCCGGTTCAACCGACGCACCTCGAAGAGTCGCGGGCTTTTGTTCTACCGACTGTTGCAGCAGGCCGTGAACACAGACCCACACCCGCTCGCTGAACTGCGCAATCCTGTTGCAGCAGTGGACGTCCCGTTCTGA
- a CDS encoding IlvD/Edd family dehydratase: MSAPEADGQQTRAPLRSASWFAAEGKTGIMSRSWLRSEGLPDDSFTGRPVIGIANSWSELTPCNVHLRELAEHVKRGIWQAGGVPFEFPTTSAGEPLVRPTAMVLRNLISMDLEETLRGNPLDAVVLLAGCDKTTPAYLMGAASVDLPTLLITGGPMLNGKYRGSDIGSGTSIWRLTESYRAGEISQDKLFEAEGCMARSRGHCMTMGTASTMALLGEILGMQLPGSAELPADDARRRTMAHLAGRRIVEMVGEGLTPSKILTRRAFENAIRLNAAIGGSTNAVVHLLALAGRVEVPLELAEFDTLVRDIPTLVDLMPSGRFLMEDFAYAGGLGALVAELGDLLDQGTLTVSGRSIGENYAKAKCFNDQVIRSMGNPVKPAGSGIAVLTGNLAPGGAVIKQSAASEDLLHHRGRAVVFDRLEDYLAVADDDDLDIEADDILVIRYAGPRGYPGMPEIANVALPKKLLERGVRDMVRISDARMSGTSYGTVILHVAPEAAVGGPLALLRTGDVIVVDVVGRTLNMLVDDGELAVRRADWTAPEVPSAARGYMKLFVEHVQGADLGADFDFLRGRQPPEVPRRGF; this comes from the coding sequence GTGAGTGCGCCGGAGGCCGACGGGCAGCAGACCCGGGCGCCGCTGCGCAGTGCCTCCTGGTTCGCCGCGGAGGGCAAGACCGGCATCATGTCCCGATCGTGGCTGCGGTCCGAGGGTCTGCCAGACGACAGCTTCACCGGACGGCCGGTGATCGGCATCGCCAACAGCTGGTCGGAGCTGACGCCCTGCAACGTGCACCTCCGCGAACTGGCCGAACACGTCAAGCGCGGGATCTGGCAGGCCGGCGGGGTGCCGTTCGAATTCCCGACCACCTCGGCCGGTGAGCCGCTCGTCCGGCCCACCGCCATGGTGCTGCGCAACCTGATCTCGATGGACCTGGAAGAGACGTTGCGCGGCAATCCGCTCGATGCGGTCGTGCTGCTGGCCGGCTGCGACAAGACCACTCCGGCCTACCTGATGGGAGCCGCGAGCGTCGACCTGCCGACCCTGCTGATCACCGGCGGCCCGATGCTGAACGGCAAGTACCGGGGGAGCGACATCGGCTCCGGAACCTCGATCTGGCGGCTGACCGAGTCCTACCGGGCCGGTGAGATCTCCCAGGACAAGCTCTTCGAGGCGGAGGGCTGCATGGCCAGGAGCCGTGGTCACTGCATGACCATGGGGACGGCTTCGACGATGGCGCTCCTCGGCGAGATCCTGGGGATGCAACTCCCGGGAAGTGCCGAACTCCCGGCCGATGACGCCCGCCGCCGGACGATGGCGCATCTGGCCGGCCGGCGGATCGTGGAGATGGTCGGCGAGGGACTGACACCGTCGAAGATCCTGACCCGGCGCGCCTTCGAGAACGCGATCCGGCTCAACGCCGCCATCGGCGGGTCGACGAACGCCGTCGTCCATCTGCTGGCCTTGGCCGGTCGGGTGGAGGTGCCGTTGGAGCTCGCGGAGTTCGACACCCTGGTGCGGGACATCCCGACCCTGGTCGATCTGATGCCCTCGGGTCGATTCCTGATGGAGGACTTCGCCTACGCCGGCGGTCTGGGCGCGCTGGTCGCCGAACTGGGCGATCTGCTGGACCAGGGCACGCTGACCGTGAGTGGTCGGAGCATCGGCGAGAACTACGCCAAGGCAAAGTGTTTCAACGACCAGGTGATCAGATCCATGGGCAATCCGGTGAAGCCGGCCGGCTCCGGCATCGCCGTGCTGACCGGCAACCTGGCACCGGGCGGCGCCGTGATCAAGCAGTCGGCGGCATCCGAGGACCTACTGCACCACCGCGGGCGGGCGGTGGTCTTCGACCGACTAGAGGACTACCTGGCCGTGGCCGACGACGACGACCTCGACATCGAGGCCGACGACATCCTGGTCATCCGCTACGCCGGCCCCCGCGGATATCCGGGCATGCCCGAGATCGCCAATGTGGCCCTGCCGAAGAAGCTGCTCGAGCGCGGCGTCCGCGACATGGTGCGGATCTCCGACGCCCGGATGAGCGGGACCTCCTACGGCACCGTCATCCTGCACGTGGCGCCGGAGGCGGCGGTCGGCGGACCTCTCGCGCTCCTGCGGACGGGTGATGTCATCGTGGTCGACGTGGTGGGACGCACGTTGAACATGCTGGTCGACGACGGGGAACTGGCCGTCCGGCGGGCGGACTGGACGGCCCCGGAGGTGCCCAGCGCAGCCCGCGGTTACATGAAGCTGTTCGTCGAGCACGTCCAGGGCGCCGATCTCGGCGCCGACTTCGACTTCCTGCGTGGACGTCAACCGCCGGAGGTACCCCGTCGCGGCTTCTGA
- a CDS encoding YcaO-like family protein, translating to MTPPVDVHPAPEVSPDVLEAYRRALNSVGDVGEWRLDGFDRTGVPVAAAVWTGHPDGFVEAHGVGYGPTWTQASVGALGEVAERVVTAAELRSLAVRVATYRELSAECGAGGVADPLTLTLPAGSDYHPDRPIAWVPAVRWRSGEQVMVPLEFVANDPSGLTEGLPAPLITPITNGLGAGDTVERAVGHALLELVQRDGDTVSFRAMDQGQVIELDSITDPTALASIAAFRAVGIEPIVKLASTEFAYVVYAMGRDRDDRPALLAPTAIGEAGHPDLQSAISSALLEFASSRARRAFAFGDFDQVRRLLPDYADLEMTLPVGSQEPRALRTMQEWSEMSADAQRELAEAMLGHEERRLRVSELPSPAGDRSATPAALLATMLQRLSDFDVLTVAGRLGDIFAAKVIVPGLEVETMSYLRIGGRVLQRLLDRRSPLVGLGRPDRPSRLPVRLTDAAAARIGAPAWLDRDEVDKAVGRLYPLYREPRRHAPARLAVPAR from the coding sequence ATGACGCCCCCCGTGGATGTGCACCCGGCCCCAGAGGTGTCCCCCGATGTGCTGGAGGCCTACCGTCGCGCCCTGAATTCCGTCGGCGACGTCGGCGAATGGCGGCTGGACGGCTTCGACCGGACCGGCGTTCCGGTCGCTGCCGCGGTGTGGACCGGCCATCCGGATGGGTTCGTGGAGGCGCACGGTGTCGGGTACGGGCCGACCTGGACGCAGGCCTCGGTCGGCGCCCTCGGCGAGGTCGCCGAGCGGGTGGTCACCGCGGCGGAACTCCGGTCTCTGGCCGTACGGGTGGCCACCTACCGCGAGCTGTCCGCCGAATGCGGTGCCGGCGGAGTCGCCGATCCCCTCACCCTGACGCTCCCCGCCGGGTCGGACTACCACCCCGATCGGCCGATCGCCTGGGTTCCGGCGGTCCGGTGGAGGTCCGGCGAGCAGGTCATGGTGCCGCTGGAGTTCGTGGCGAACGACCCGTCCGGGCTGACGGAAGGGCTTCCGGCTCCGCTGATCACTCCGATCACCAACGGACTGGGGGCAGGTGACACCGTGGAACGAGCCGTCGGGCATGCCCTCCTGGAGCTGGTGCAACGCGATGGCGACACGGTGTCCTTCCGGGCCATGGACCAGGGGCAGGTGATCGAACTGGACTCGATCACCGACCCCACCGCACTCGCCTCCATCGCGGCATTCCGCGCCGTGGGCATCGAACCGATCGTCAAGCTGGCGTCCACGGAATTCGCCTACGTCGTCTACGCGATGGGCCGTGACCGGGACGACCGCCCGGCACTGCTGGCCCCGACTGCGATCGGCGAGGCCGGCCATCCGGATCTGCAGAGCGCCATCTCGTCGGCGCTGCTGGAGTTCGCCTCGTCCAGGGCCCGGCGGGCCTTCGCATTCGGCGACTTCGATCAGGTGCGGCGACTGCTGCCGGACTACGCCGATCTGGAGATGACACTGCCCGTGGGGAGCCAGGAGCCCCGCGCCCTGCGGACGATGCAGGAGTGGTCGGAGATGTCCGCGGACGCGCAACGCGAGCTGGCCGAGGCCATGCTCGGACACGAGGAACGACGGCTGAGGGTGTCGGAACTCCCATCCCCGGCGGGTGACCGGTCTGCCACACCCGCGGCTCTGCTGGCCACCATGCTCCAGCGGCTCTCCGATTTCGACGTCCTGACGGTGGCCGGCCGGCTCGGCGACATCTTCGCGGCGAAGGTCATCGTCCCCGGACTGGAGGTCGAAACGATGTCCTATCTGCGCATCGGCGGACGGGTGCTGCAGCGCCTGCTGGACCGTCGAAGTCCGCTGGTCGGGTTGGGCCGGCCCGATCGGCCCAGCCGGCTTCCCGTTCGGCTGACCGATGCGGCCGCCGCCCGGATCGGTGCTCCCGCGTGGCTGGATCGGGACGAGGTCGACAAGGCGGTCGGGAGGCTCTATCCGCTGTACCGGGAGCCGCGTCGGCACGCGCCGGCGCGGTTGGCGGTGCCCGCCCGCTAA
- a CDS encoding type II toxin-antitoxin system PemK/MazF family toxin: MRGEIYRLQARGKGHEQQGRRYAVVLQPDWLTLRTWIVAFTSTRARETSFRPTVVIADRPTLVMCDQLATVDLDRLTEPVGFLTIDEMRRVDEGLALVLDL, translated from the coding sequence ATGAGGGGTGAGATCTACCGACTGCAGGCGCGAGGGAAAGGACACGAGCAACAGGGCCGGCGGTACGCCGTCGTGCTTCAGCCGGACTGGCTCACGTTGAGGACCTGGATCGTTGCGTTCACCAGTACAAGGGCCCGCGAGACCAGCTTTCGGCCAACAGTGGTCATTGCTGATCGCCCGACTCTGGTCATGTGCGACCAGCTTGCGACCGTCGATCTCGACCGGCTCACCGAGCCGGTCGGCTTCCTGACCATCGACGAGATGCGGCGGGTCGACGAAGGTCTGGCGCTAGTTCTCGACCTCTAG
- a CDS encoding HoxN/HupN/NixA family nickel/cobalt transporter, with protein MSVPVGDHGTHGPAATNAAARIRPLQVIRGARNALAVVLGLHVLAFVTLFVIVIPGHYQVGGKVFGIGLAITAYVLGVRHAFDADHIAAIDNTTRKLVGEKRKASTVGLYFSLGHSTIVFVMALLLAVGAKVATTLVSQDSTAHQALGVIGTAVSGLFLILIGVINLIALAGIMRVWREARAGNMDEEALERALNSRGFFTRLLRPIMRRITRPGQMYPVGVLFGLGFDTATEISLLVIAGAGAATGLPWYAVLVLPILFAAGMSLFDTLDGAFMHAAYEWAFIRPVRKVYYNLTTTGLSVAVALIIGGVEILTLLHEKLRWTDPVTTWINDLSLNSVGYIIVGLFVLVFLGSAAYWRVGRVEERWTAKLHGPQPAGLTPGQSPR; from the coding sequence ATGTCGGTTCCGGTCGGAGACCACGGCACACACGGTCCGGCGGCGACGAATGCGGCCGCCCGCATCCGGCCCCTGCAGGTGATCCGCGGAGCGCGCAACGCCCTGGCCGTGGTCCTGGGCCTGCACGTACTGGCCTTCGTCACCCTCTTCGTCATCGTCATTCCCGGCCACTACCAGGTGGGCGGCAAGGTGTTCGGCATCGGCCTGGCGATCACCGCCTACGTGCTCGGTGTGCGGCACGCCTTCGACGCCGATCACATCGCGGCCATCGACAACACGACGCGCAAGCTCGTCGGGGAGAAGCGGAAGGCGAGCACCGTCGGTCTCTACTTCTCGCTCGGCCACTCCACGATCGTCTTCGTGATGGCCCTGCTGCTGGCCGTCGGCGCGAAGGTCGCGACCACCCTGGTGTCGCAGGACTCGACGGCCCACCAGGCTCTGGGCGTCATCGGGACCGCAGTGTCCGGGCTGTTCCTGATCCTGATCGGCGTCATCAACCTGATCGCTCTGGCCGGCATCATGAGGGTCTGGCGGGAGGCCAGGGCGGGCAACATGGACGAGGAGGCTCTGGAGAGGGCGCTCAATTCGCGCGGGTTCTTCACCAGATTGCTGCGTCCGATCATGCGGCGGATCACCCGCCCGGGTCAGATGTACCCGGTGGGCGTGCTCTTCGGACTCGGCTTCGACACCGCGACGGAGATCTCCCTGTTGGTGATCGCCGGGGCGGGCGCGGCCACCGGGCTTCCCTGGTACGCGGTCCTGGTGCTGCCGATCCTGTTCGCGGCCGGCATGAGCCTGTTCGACACCCTCGATGGTGCGTTCATGCACGCCGCCTACGAGTGGGCGTTCATCCGGCCGGTGCGCAAGGTGTACTACAACCTGACGACGACCGGTCTGTCGGTCGCCGTCGCCCTCATCATCGGTGGCGTCGAGATCCTGACGCTCCTGCACGAGAAGCTGCGCTGGACCGATCCGGTGACGACCTGGATCAACGATCTGTCCCTGAACTCTGTCGGATACATCATCGTCGGACTCTTCGTCCTCGTCTTCCTCGGCTCGGCCGCCTACTGGCGGGTCGGACGCGTCGAGGAACGCTGGACGGCCAAACTGCACGGGCCGCAGCCGGCCGGCCTGACCCCCGGCCAGTCGCCGCGGTAG
- a CDS encoding isopenicillin N synthase family oxygenase has product MNAIPTLRLQDARRSDGTLDPDFLERLRVAAHQIGFFHLTDYGAGPGQVQELVDVTARFFALPPEARIALDNRTSPHFRGYTRLGHEITAGRPDAREQLDFGPELPAVAAADWDTPYRLLQGPNQWPDELLPELRPTVQAWTDLLTVVGTELTHALAACLGLPEQHFDEAFGDQPHWFGKLIRYVGQETDGPAAQGVGPHADWGFLTLLLQDSVGGLQARPPREQEWIDVAPVEGALVVNVGEMLEVATHGYLVATVHRVLPCRPSDTRQSIGFFFSPRLEAKLHPVPLTPELAAHAPGVTQAAENPLLPTFGDNALKGWIRSHPEVAARHHPGLAAPARSFT; this is encoded by the coding sequence GTGAACGCCATTCCCACCCTGCGGCTGCAGGACGCCCGGCGAAGCGACGGCACCCTGGATCCCGATTTCCTGGAGCGGCTGCGCGTCGCCGCCCACCAGATCGGCTTCTTCCATCTGACCGATTACGGTGCCGGGCCCGGCCAGGTACAGGAATTGGTCGACGTCACCGCCAGATTCTTCGCGCTGCCGCCGGAGGCCCGCATCGCGCTGGACAACCGGACCTCGCCGCACTTCCGCGGCTACACGCGGCTCGGCCACGAGATCACCGCCGGTCGGCCCGACGCCAGGGAACAGCTCGACTTCGGCCCCGAACTCCCGGCGGTGGCTGCGGCGGACTGGGATACGCCGTACCGACTCCTGCAGGGGCCGAACCAGTGGCCGGACGAACTGCTACCGGAACTCCGGCCGACCGTCCAGGCCTGGACCGATCTGCTGACCGTCGTGGGAACGGAACTGACCCACGCCCTGGCGGCGTGCCTCGGCCTGCCCGAGCAGCATTTCGACGAAGCCTTTGGCGATCAGCCGCACTGGTTCGGCAAGTTGATCCGCTACGTGGGCCAGGAGACCGACGGTCCGGCCGCCCAGGGCGTCGGGCCGCACGCCGACTGGGGTTTCCTGACCTTGCTGCTCCAGGACTCGGTGGGCGGCCTGCAGGCCCGACCGCCCCGGGAGCAGGAGTGGATCGACGTGGCCCCGGTCGAGGGCGCGCTGGTGGTCAACGTCGGCGAGATGCTCGAGGTGGCGACGCACGGCTACCTGGTGGCAACGGTCCATCGGGTGTTGCCGTGCCGTCCCTCGGACACCCGTCAGTCGATCGGCTTCTTCTTCTCACCCCGACTGGAGGCGAAACTGCACCCCGTTCCGTTGACCCCGGAACTTGCGGCACACGCCCCGGGTGTCACGCAGGCCGCCGAGAACCCGCTGCTGCCCACGTTCGGTGACAACGCACTGAAGGGCTGGATCCGCTCGCACCCCGAGGTGGCCGCCCGGCACCATCCGGGGCTGGCTGCGCCGGCCCGGTCTTTCACCTGA
- the nhaA gene encoding Na+/H+ antiporter NhaA, whose product MASAHPPRDPRPDPPRDPPRVLGRGTWPEASRIAEILRKETVGGALLLLATVIALVWANSGWSGAYQALRDTTFGIQSLHLRLSLGQWAADGLLAIFFFVAGLELKREFVAGDLRDPRRAAIPVVAAVCGVTVPALIFTLLNLGGGAALRGWAIPTATDIAFALAVLAVVSTHLPSGLRTFLLTLAVVDDLLAIVIIAIFYTTFLSIVPLLLAAIPLALFALAVQKRVRAWSVLMPLALATWALVHASGIHATVAGVLLAFMVPVLPGARNGGPDAGPGLAEHFEHRLRPVSSGFAVPVFAFFAAGVTVEGLRGLAGSMADRVTIGIVVALVAGKMIGVLGSTFLMSRFTSAELDDELSWTDVLGVAMLAGVGFTVSLLIGELAYWVAA is encoded by the coding sequence ATGGCATCAGCGCATCCGCCCCGCGATCCACGCCCCGATCCACCACGCGACCCGCCGCGGGTCCTCGGTCGGGGCACCTGGCCCGAAGCCAGCCGGATCGCCGAGATCCTCCGCAAGGAAACGGTGGGCGGTGCGCTGCTCCTGCTGGCCACCGTCATCGCTCTGGTCTGGGCCAACTCCGGGTGGTCGGGCGCCTACCAGGCACTGCGGGACACCACGTTCGGGATCCAGTCACTGCATCTGCGGCTGAGCCTCGGGCAATGGGCCGCCGACGGACTGCTGGCGATCTTCTTCTTCGTGGCGGGTCTGGAACTCAAACGCGAATTCGTGGCCGGCGATCTGCGGGACCCCCGCCGGGCGGCCATCCCGGTCGTCGCCGCCGTGTGCGGGGTGACCGTACCCGCCCTGATCTTCACCCTGCTCAACCTCGGCGGGGGAGCAGCCCTGCGCGGGTGGGCGATTCCCACTGCGACCGACATCGCTTTCGCGCTGGCGGTTCTCGCCGTCGTCAGCACCCACCTGCCGTCTGGGCTCCGGACCTTTCTGCTGACCCTGGCGGTAGTGGACGATCTGCTGGCGATCGTCATCATCGCGATCTTCTACACTACTTTTCTCTCGATCGTCCCGCTGCTGCTGGCAGCGATCCCGCTGGCGCTGTTCGCCCTCGCCGTGCAGAAACGGGTCAGGGCCTGGTCGGTGCTGATGCCGCTGGCGCTGGCGACGTGGGCCCTGGTGCATGCGTCCGGGATCCACGCCACGGTGGCCGGGGTACTGCTGGCCTTCATGGTTCCGGTGCTGCCCGGCGCCCGGAACGGCGGACCCGATGCAGGCCCGGGCCTGGCGGAGCACTTCGAGCACCGGTTGCGCCCGGTGTCGTCAGGGTTCGCGGTGCCGGTCTTCGCCTTCTTCGCGGCGGGTGTTACGGTGGAGGGACTGCGCGGCCTGGCCGGGTCGATGGCGGACCGGGTCACCATCGGCATCGTGGTGGCTCTGGTGGCGGGCAAGATGATCGGGGTCTTGGGCTCGACGTTCCTGATGTCCAGATTCACCAGTGCCGAGCTCGACGACGAACTCTCCTGGACCGATGTACTGGGCGTGGCCATGCTCGCCGGCGTCGGCTTCACCGTGTCCCTGCTGATCGGGGAACTGGCGTACTGGGTAGCTGCTTGA